A single window of Larimichthys crocea isolate SSNF chromosome XII, L_crocea_2.0, whole genome shotgun sequence DNA harbors:
- the LOC104920985 gene encoding transcription factor HES-1-B has product MPAGTFERTSPSAVAATPASGESTPEKPRTVSENRKSSKPIMEKRRRARINESLGQLKTLIMDALKKDSSRHSKLEKADILEMTVKHLRNLQRLQMTAAVNTDPSVLGKYRAGFSECVGEVTRFLSTCEGVNTEVRTRLLSHLAACVTQINAVNFYTPHPAAPGLAGQNSTQLPAASAPQMPCKSGVSPDMMKLYSGFQVVPTPDGQFAFLVPSAALMPLSAQNSHHISPVAPPVTSDSVWRPW; this is encoded by the exons ATGCCCGCCGGGACTTTCGAGAGAACATCTCCATCCGCTGTGGCTGCCACACCAGCAAGTGGAGAGTCCACACCCGAAAAACCCCGCACTGTGTCAGAGAACAGAAAG tcCTCCAAACCTATCATGGAAAAGCGCAGACGCGCACGCATCAATGAGAGTCTGGGCCAGCTGAAGACCCTCATCATGGACGCACTCAAGAAAGAT AGCTCCAGACACTCCAAACTGGAGAAGGCAGACATCCTGGAAATGACCGTGAAGCACCTCAGGAACCTGCAGCGGCTTCAGATGACTG CTGCTGTGAACACAGACCCATCCGTCCTTGGTAAATACAGAGCTGGGTTCAGTGAGTGTGTTGGAGAGGTCACTCGTTTCCTGTCCACGTGTGAAGGGGTGAACACAGAGGTGAGGACTCGCCTCCTCAGTCACCTGGCAGCCTGCGTGACCCAAATCAACGCTGTGAACTTCTATACACCTCACCCAGCTGCGCCGGGACTTGCAGGACAGAACAGCACACAGCTCCCAGCTGCCTCCGCTCCACAGATGCCCTGTAAAAGTGGTGTCTCCCCAGACATGATGAAGCTGTACAGTGGCTTCCAGGTTGTGCCAACACCGGATGGACAGTTCGCTTTTCTTGTTCCCAGTGCAGCTCTCATGCCTTTGAGTGCACAGAACAGCCATCATATATCACCTGTTGCACCTCCGGTCACCTCAGACTCTGTGTGGAGGCCGTGGTAG